The Burkholderiales bacterium sequence CGGCTTTCCGCTCGTGCTCGCGGGCGAGGTGAGCGTCGCCCAGCGCTACGCCAACGGACGCGAGATGCAGCTCTACCGCGTGGGCCCGGGCGAGGCCTGCGTGCTGTCGTCGTCCTGCCTGCTCGGCCAGAGCCGGTATCCGGCGAGCGGAGTCGCGCGGACCGACGTCGAACTCGCGGTGCTGCCCCCGGCGGCATTCCGCGCGCTGGTCGTCGAGGACGCCGCGTTCCGCGAGTACGTGTTCTCGCTCTTCGGCGAGCGTCTCGCGGCGCTCCTGTCGCTCGTCGAGGCGGTGACGAGCCAGAAGCTCGACCGCCGGCTCGCGGCGCTGCTCGTGCGCCGCGCGGACGAGTCGCCGACCATCCGGGCGACGCACCAGGCGATCGCCGACGAACTCGGCAGCGTCCGCGAGAACGTCACGCGGCTGCTGCGCGGCTTCGAGGACCGGGGCCTGGTCGAACTCGGGCGCGAGCGCATCCGCGTGGCGGACCGCGACGGCCTCCTGGAACTCGCGGGCGAGTAACGCGCCCCCGTCCGGGCGGGTGCGACGCTCTCGGCATCGCGCACCGGCGGCACAGCGCTTCGACGCCCCCGGTGCGACGGCACGGAACGCTGGAGCCGTCCTCCGGTGCCGAGCCGAGCGGCGGCCGACCATGAGACAGGAATTGCGGAACTGCCCTGCGGCAGGTAGCCTATATCC is a genomic window containing:
- a CDS encoding Crp/Fnr family transcriptional regulator — protein: MADAFVDLADRIGAAFPALAAAGRTTLDALARRATVHRVPAGAQLFSEQQPCSGFPLVLAGEVSVAQRYANGREMQLYRVGPGEACVLSSSCLLGQSRYPASGVARTDVELAVLPPAAFRALVVEDAAFREYVFSLFGERLAALLSLVEAVTSQKLDRRLAALLVRRADESPTIRATHQAIADELGSVRENVTRLLRGFEDRGLVELGRERIRVADRDGLLELAGE